The DNA region TTCACGTCGGCCTTCTGGTAGGCCACCCCGTAGGCGCGGGCGACCCTGGAGAGGTCCGGCTCGGGCACCTGCACGCCGGTCGCCTTGCCGAAGAACTCGACGTATTCCTTGAGGCGGGCGGGCATGTCCCGCTGGGGATCGACGCTGACGAGCACGATGTCGAAGCGTTCACGCTGCTCGGGAGGCAATGCCCGGCGCGCCTTGTCGAGGTAGGCGAGGCTGAGGGGACAGATGTTCGGGCAGTGGGTGAAGCCGAAGAAGAGGGCGGTCGTCCGGCCGTTTCCCCCGGGCTGGAAGGTCCAGGCTTTGCCGTTCTGGTCGGTGCCGGAGAAGACCTGCGCGGCAGCGGGGCGGTCGAAGGCGGTGCCGTAGAAGGGGAAGGGATTCCGCAGACGGGCGAACCCCCAGGCGCCCCCCAGCACGAGCGCGACCGCGCACAGGGCGAGGAGAGCCGACACGTACCAGGGCCGTGCGGCGGGGGCAGGGGCGGTGGAGGGCAGCGAGGTCTCGGTCATATCAGGGTTTGCGGACGACGGCGTCCACGTTCAGGGTGCGCCCCTGTCCCCCGCCAAGGGTGAGGCGGATCGTCTCGCCCACCCGCAGGGGCCGGGTCAGGTCCATCAGCATGAGGTGGTCGCCGGTCGCGGAAAGGGTCAGGGTGCCCCGGGCGGGGACGGTCAGGCTGGGGGCGGCGGTCATACCCGTGCGGCCCTGCGCGTCGCGCCGGGTCTTCATCAACATGGCGTGTCCGGCGACGGGACTACGGACGGTGGTCAGGGTGACGGGGGCGTTCCCTGGGTTACGCAGCGTCATGAACACGCTCGTCTCGGTCGCGCCAGGGGGCACGGCGACCACGGTGGCCCCCTGCACGGTCAGGGGCAGGGGGGCGGGGCGGGCGGCCTGCGCCGGGGTGCTCTGTCGAGCGTGCTCAGTCAGGTGGTGCCCGGCCTGCTCACCGGCGGCGGGAATCACGACGGCGGCGAGCGCGAGGGCCACGAAGAGGGGGGTAGGGGTGGACATGGGAAAGGGAGAGCCTCCTTGAGAGCGAACCGGGCTCGGTGTCCCCAGTCTAGGCGCGGGGGTGGGGCCGGTTTGTCCCCGACCCT from Deinococcus aetherius includes:
- a CDS encoding SCO family protein — protein: MTETSLPSTAPAPAARPWYVSALLALCAVALVLGGAWGFARLRNPFPFYGTAFDRPAAAQVFSGTDQNGKAWTFQPGGNGRTTALFFGFTHCPNICPLSLAYLDKARRALPPEQRERFDIVLVSVDPQRDMPARLKEYVEFFGKATGVQVPEPDLSRVARAYGVAYQKADVKGPDNYQINHTTGTYLIDSAGKLRLLWDYTQLPQVDRVVRDIEHVMENPAS
- a CDS encoding copper chaperone PCu(A)C, encoding MSTPTPLFVALALAAVVIPAAGEQAGHHLTEHARQSTPAQAARPAPLPLTVQGATVVAVPPGATETSVFMTLRNPGNAPVTLTTVRSPVAGHAMLMKTRRDAQGRTGMTAAPSLTVPARGTLTLSATGDHLMLMDLTRPLRVGETIRLTLGGGQGRTLNVDAVVRKP